GAAATGAGGGTTACTTGGGAGTGGTTTTTGAGGCTTCTGAAATCTGATTTGGGGGTGGTTAGAGATGATCAGTGGTGTTTCATATCTGATAAGCAAAAGGGGTTAGTTCAAGCATTTGAGGAAGTGTTTCCTGCTTCAGATCATAGGTTTTGTGTAAGACATCTACATTCTAACTTGAAGAATGCAGGCTTCAGGGGTTTGGCATTTAAAAACTGTTTGTGGAAGGCTGCAAGGGCTACTACCCTTAATGAATTCAAATTGTGTATGAAACAAATGTCAGTACTTGATAAAACTGCTGCAGAATGGTTTAATGATAAACCCCCTACACAGTGGAGTAGATCACACTTCAAAACTGATATTAAGTGTGatgttttattgaataattgtTGTGAAACATTTAACTCGAACATTTTGGAGGCTAGGGAGAAGCCTATTGTGACTATGCTTGAATGGATCAGAGAGTATTTAATGAGAAGATTGCAGGAGAACAGGGATAGAGCAGAACTGAAATGGACTGGTGTTATATGTCCTAggattgtaaaaataattgagaaaaatgttgaaaagtCTGCAGATTGCATTCCCATAAAGGCTGATTCATCATATTATCAATTAAACTGTTTTGATGGTTCACAACATTCAGTTGATTTGGACAAAAGAAGCTGTTCTTGCAGGAAATGGAATTTGAATGGCATCCCATGTAAACATGCTTGTAGTGCCATATTGTGTAAAGGTGATGATCCTATTAAGTATGTGAATGAGTGCTATAGTGTGGCATCTTATAAGAATGTTTATAAGACTGCAATTATGCCTATGGTTGGTAGAGATTTGTGGACTGCTACACAATTCATCCCTCCTTTGCCACCAAACTTTGGTAGGGGGGCTGGTAGGCCTCCAAAATCTAGAAGGAGGGAACCTGATGAGATAGTGTCAAAGCAGAAGAAAATTGGTAAAGGAAAACCACAGAACAGGTTGAAAAGAGTGCAGAAGACTGTCAAGTGCAGCAAATGCGGCAAGGAGAAACACAATGCTCGAAGATGTCCACTGAAGAATCTGCAAGAAGATACACAAGTCACTGATGCATTTAGTCAAGTGATacaagaaatcaaagaaaaagaggctcatgaaagcaagaaaagaagGGTAAGACTGAATATCTAAATCTGATTTTGATGTGTTGATTTCATACTTATCTAAATCTGATTTTGTTGCAGGTTGAAAAGGAAGCAGGTGACAAGGacattttaactaaaaatgaTGTGTTTCAGGGAGACAATTCCATGGTAAGAAACACCAATACCCATTTCATTTTAAGTTTCCATtcattattacttaataacttttttgcaGGGGATGCAAGAACAAATTTCAATTGACGAGATGACTAAAGCTGATGCATTTGAGGAGAATAAGTCTATGGTAAGAAACTTCAGCATCCATTCGttccattttaattatacttcTAATACTTGATATTGACTATTTTTTCAGGGCATGAAGGAACAAGAGCTTCCAAGTACTGCAGTCCATCATACAAGCCAACAAACTGCAGCTTCAGTAAGTAATTCTCAAGTAATTTCAAGCGTTTTGTTTATCATTTACTTATTCGGTTTATTTCATTCTCCTTATAGGTAATACCTAAACCATTCAAGCCACCCCGGTATAAACAAAAAGTTGCACACAAACAAAACAACCATCCATCATACAAGTCTTTCACATCCCAACAAGAAAATGCAGCTCAAAACTCTAGGCCTCCTCCACCAACTCAACCAAGTCATCTGCAGCCACCAATCCCAAAAGTTAATATTAGAGCTCCACCACGATGGATAGGGAGACAAGAGGTATTTCCAAAACAGCCTTTACAAACAGAGACCAAATCTCTTCTGTCAACATGTACATTTTTAGAGAAGGATGACAAGAAGTATGTTACATTATCACGATTGAACAATGTTTTATCACAATCAAAGGACAAGGGAAACAAGGAAGACAAGggcaagaagaaagatgggaggAATTCACCTTTTGTTTaagaacttttttattttgattgaaacattttttgtttgtaatctcacgaggcgcctatcacacagcgcgtcgtgtggctagtagtccgctgaCTACATCCGCCAATACCTCCGCTCGGCACAAATGCAGCGCGCCGAATATATCAGAGTCGGGaggaacaaatcacaaaacagTAAATTGCGCACGCGGATTCAGAAAACCAAATTGCATTGAACTGAAAATGCGGatacaatgatcaacgatgctagagcaaggggttcgccttgagggggactccaacacgtcactaaaccaagcttcttgaactcatacccccctataataggcttaaaaaaataaatcctatcgTCTACACTAGACACTAGGAAAGNNNNNNNNNNNNNNNNNNNNNNNNNNNNNNNNNNNNNNNNNNNNNNNNNNNNNNNNNNNNNNNNNNNNNNNNNNNNNNNNNNNNNNNNNNNNNNNNNNNNNNNNNNNNNNNNNNNNNNNNNNNNNNNNNNNNNNNNNNNNNNNNNNNNNNNNNNNNNNNNNNNNNNNNNNNNNNNNNNNNNNNNNNCGGGCAGCCCGTGACATTCTCCCCCACCTGAGATAGCGACGTCCCCGGCGCTACGGAAGCATGGTACGCTTCGACAAGAGGTAGAAACGCCTTTAGGTTTGTCACTCGCTCCCAAGTGTTCTCCTCGCTGCTGCATCCCCTCTATTTCACCAATTACTCTGTGTGGTCTTTCTTCGCAGTACTCGTCACTCGGTGATCTAGGATTGCTTCAGCCACCTTCTCCTTCGTCTTCTTTAATTCGAGTTGTGGGCGGCTGGGTTGATTGCGGGTATCGTCTTCGTCTGCtgaatatttcttcaatttgcTGACATGGAAAACGTTGTGGATCTTCCACCACGGCGGCAACTCCACCTTGTACGCCACCGTCCCAATACGCCTAAGGACAGGCAAAGGACCAATATATTTCTGCATCAACCGAGGATCTCTCCACCTTGATGACTTTGACAATTTCGGATTCGGGACCTTCACCAGCACCAGGTCTCCCGCATTGAACTCAATGAAGCGGCGATTCTGATCTGCATACTTCTTCATCCGCTTCTGAGCTGTCTCCAAGCAACTTCTAACGATATCAACATTCTTCTTCCACTCCTGGGAGAAACTTCGAGCAAGAGGGGATCTCACACTTTGTGGGATGTCAAGAGTGTGAGGAAGGAGCGGCTGCTGCCCAGTAACGATTTCAAAAGCGCTCTTGTTGGTGGTGGAAGAGCTCTTTTGAACATTGAAATATAGCTGAGCGACATCCAAGAGCTTCACCCAATCCTTCTGCGTACCTCGCACAAAGTGCCGAAGGTAGTCCTGCAACGTAGAATTAAAACGTTCTGTCTGACCATCGGACTGTGGATGATAGCTCGAGCTCATGGAAGGTGTGGACCCGAGAAGTTTGAACAACTCGGTCCGGAAGACGCCAGTGAATCGGGAGTCACGATCACTGACAATATCTTTTGGCAGTCCCCAATGCTTGACGATGTGCTTGGAAAAGAGATGAGCTGTCCCTTCTGCTGTAACGTGTTTGGGTGCTGCGATAAATGtagcatattttgacaaacgATCTACCACGACGATGATAGAGCCTAAGTTCCCGCTCAACGTGTGTCGTGGCATTCGGAAAGAAGTGATTTCCGTAGGTCCCCGCCTCTCGGAACGTATACGCGGTTTCCCTTGGTCATCAGCAATCCATCCTCGATCCAAAAGTGTCGAGCCTTGCCCTGCTCGACAAGCCGAATCAGGCGTCGCGCTGCGGGATCTCTCGGTAGTAACTCCCGCATCTGATCCTTCGTAGAGATAGCAGCCACGCTAGAAGAGAGCGCTGCTATCGACTCCAAGTTCGCCAAGTCCGCCCTGCGGCTCAAGGCATCTACTGACTGCTTCCTAAGCTCCACAAGCTTAGATTGCGGTATTCTGTACGGTGCCCTAGCGGGCGGTCTCGTGCCAGGCCCCAACTCGATCTCGTGATCCACTGCCCTCTTCGGTGGTAGCTTCCGAGGCAGCTCGTCTGGCATCACGTCTTCAGACTCCCCCAACAGTTCCTTACTACCGCCCGGGGTGGGCCCTGACACCTCTTCCATCTCTTCAAAACAAAGGGTACCCAAGTAGGAGATCTCACCCTGCTTGTGCCCCTTCTCAAACTGCATGGCCGACAAGTTCTTCTCTCCAGTATGTCTAGCAAAGGTAGGAATGACACACGGCTTCGCCCCCAACATCATCAGCGAATCGGCATGAGGTAAGACAGCAGTGCGTGTATCCGGTAgaaattcaagcccaaggataaGCTTGAAGTCGTCCATTGCCACAACAGAAAGATTGGTCTTGCCCTCATAAGCACCAACCTTAATCAGCACAGACTTGGCTACACCGGCAATGGGTTGTGCAACCGAGTTGATCGCCTTCACACGCCCAACTCCCTTCTCCAGCACGAGCCCGAGTCTCGCCACTTCGGCGCTCGCAAGGTAGTTGTGAGAGGCTCCAGTGTCGATCATGGCTCGAATCGGCTTGCCATGAATCTTCACATCCACGAACATCTACCCTTTCTTCCTAGGAATCCGGGGCtgaacttcttcttctttcttctccgGCTGTTCTACAGTAAGAGCCGGGATGGTCTTTTCCGCAGGGGGTGGCACAACTCTCTTCGCCGCCACCGTAGAGTATGTGTTGCACCATTGGTTTACGGCCCCCAAGTTGTCCTCATCCTCCTCCGTGTCATTCACCACCTGCCTCTGCTTGTGGCTCCACACTCTTTGAGGACGACACCTTGTCGGTAAAGGTCGTTGCCAATGCATTCAACACCTGTCTCTTCGGGCAATCCCGATACATATGCGGACCATCGCAGATCAAACACCCTCTCCTCCTCTCGGGGGCTCCCTGCCTGTTCTCCTGGGGCCTGTTACTGTTTGAACTGCCCTGTGAGCCATTCTGAGAGTGGGGCCTCTGGTCTCCCCCACCTCTGTTGAAGTTATTCCTGAACCATCTCGTCCCATTCGACTTCTCCCGCTCAGGACTAGGCGTCGCCTGCCTATCCTTTTGAGTCTCTAGGTTGAAATCGGCCAGGCGTTCGGCCGCNNNNNNNNNNNNNNNNNNNNNNNNNNNNNNNNNNNNNNNNNNNNNNNNNNNNNNNNNNNNNNNNNNNNNNNNNNNNNNNNNNNNNNNNNNNNNNNNNNNNNNNNNNNNNNNNNNNNNNNNNNNNNNNNNNNNNNNNNNNNNNNNNNNNNNNNNNNNNNNNNNNNNNNNNNNNNNNNNNNNNNNNNNNNNNNNNNNNNNNNNNNNNNNNNNNNNNNNNNNNNNNNNNNNNNNNNNNNNNNNNNNNNNNNNNNNNNNNNNNNNNNNNNNNNNNNNNNNNNNNNNNNNNNNNNNNNNNNNNNNNNNNNNNNNNNNNNNNNNNNNNNNNNNNNNNNNNNNNNNNNNNNNNNNNNNNNNNNNNNNNNNNNNNNNNNNNNNNNNNNNNNNNNNNNNNNNNNNNNNNNNNNNNNNNNNNNNNNNNNNNNNNNNNNNNNNNNNNNNNNNNNNNNNNNNNNNNNNNNNNNNNNNNNNNNNNNNNNNNNNNNNNNNNNNNNNNNNNNNNNNNNNNNNNNNNNNNNNNNNNNNNNNNNNNNNNNNNNNNNNNNNNNNNNNNNNNNNNNNNNNNNNNNNNNNNNNNNNNNNNNNNNNNNNNNNNNNNNNNNNNNNNNNNNNNNNNNNNNNNNNNNNNNNNNNNNNNNNNNNNNNNNNNNNNNNNNNNNNNNNNNNNNNNNNNNNNNNNNNNNNNNNNNNNNNNNNNNNNNNNNNNNNNNNNNNNNNNNNNNNNNNNNNNNNNNNNNNNNNNNNNNNNNNNNNNNNNNNNNNNNNNNNNNNNNNNNNNNNNNNNNNNNNNNNNNNNNNNNNNNNNNNNNNNNNNNNNNNNNNNNNNNNNNNNNNNNNNNNNNNNNNNNNNNNNNNNNNNNNNNNNNNNNNNNNNNNNNNNNNNNNNNNNNNNNNNNNNNNNNNNNNNNNNNNNNNNNNNNNNNNNNNNNNNNNNNNNNNNNNNNNNNNNNNNNNNNNNNNNNNNNNNNNNNNNNNNNNNNNNNNNNNNNNNNNNNNNACTTCCAATGGAATGCGAAGTTCATGTCCTGTTCTATCAGCTGTAGTATTCCCATGTGTAGAACCTCCATCACAAGGACGAAGAGATATGGTGATAATGGGTCGCCTTGTCGAAGCCCTCTGGCACCCGCAAAATATCCATGTGGCTTTCCGTTCATCCCCACCGAAAAGGAAGGTGAGCTgatacactcctcaatccatcaACTGAATATCTCTGGGAAACCGAATAGCTGAAGCACCGATAGCAAGAAATCCCACTCTACTTTGTCATACGCCTTCCGAATATCAACTTTCAAAGCACATCTCGGTGGGAGTCGGGCCTGGTTATAACCAGTGAAGAGTTTCTGTGCTAACATGACATTGTCCCCTATGCTCCGACCAGGGACAAACGCTGCCTGGCAGGGGCTGATAGTCTTGTCCAAAACCACACTCAATATTTGGACAATAAGTTTagcaatgattttataaagtacGTTACAGTAGGAAATAGGGCGAAAATCTGCAAAAGATGTGGGAGAGTGTACCTTGGGGATAATCgtcaatataaaatttatttttatttttattctattactaaattaattaacaattgcAGTTTTAGGCTTTTAATATCAttcttaaaattcattaacagAATTCTTTAACAACATAACACATAATTCACAAAAGCTTCAAATTTGAGAGTCTCAATCTCATTATCAAAACCACCAAATGCCATTACAATtcctccattttatttttgcccATATCTAACAACATAATGTAAGCCCCTACAAATCTAACAACTTGGAACGATTCATCCAAAGACCACCACCCGTTTACCCATCCAAAAACCGACCAACACGAACCATGATGCCACCAAGCAAactttaagccaaaatatcttcttcttcagctGTTTTGCTTCGGTTTCCATTGCTTGAAGCTTGCGACGCAAACCGAGTATGACACACAAAGCTCTAGCACACATAGGTGGGTCATCCCATGTAAAAAATCGACATCCTCTACTCtgcaattgaacaaaaaataagccAACATCTACAAAACTTAAACTTAAACTTCAATTCTTACCTTATAATTTGCGCAAGAATAAAACCTTCTTCCGGGATTGTCATTGGTCCAAGAGGTTCTTAATGGAGCCCTAATGCCACAAAAGCAGTTTATCACACTGGTGGAGTCATTGCCCGACGATAAAGAAGacattttttctgtttttcttcacCTGCAACTTCATTTGCAGCagcaaaaatgagagaaagagagagagccCTTACATACGGTGAAAAAAGCGGAAAGAGGAGCTCTTTTCCCGCCTAAAGCCACGTCATTGGCCATGTCATTCGCCACGCAAGCACCTACGTGTTTAAGTTGCGCACGTGGACGTCGGAACCCTAAGCCCCAAATCTCTCCGCCGGGTTTGGGCAATTTTGgtcggaaggaccaaaattgccaaaaaaatcaatacttacaggactaaaattgccagtccTGTACTTACGGTCCCAATTCTGCCACCCCCCCATACTTACAGGatcaattttacaattttgccataattaaatctatcaaatctaataatttaattaggggtgaatagcaatttatccccctgtgatattaaaaatgagtacATTACCCCcgtatgaaaaaaatatagcaatttacctccctatactttttaaaatgaagcaatttacctccttatatagggaggtagattgcttcattttaaaaatcatagggggtaaattgttgtattttaaaaaatatagggaggtaaatcgctatttattttttcacaaccATATCTGCATATAAAGTAACCCCCTCCACCACTATTAGACAAGATCTCACCACCGTATTCACTAATACAAACCCACCAGCAGGCATAGACACATGTAAATCATGTCCAAATGGTTCTATTTTCGCATGTACAGAAGAGACCCCTCTTATTNNNNNNNNNNNNNNNNNNNNNNNNNNNNNNNNNNNNNNNNNNNNNNNNNNNNNNNNNNNNNNNNNNNNNNNNNNNNNNNNNNNNNNNNNNNNNNNNNNNNNNNNNNNNNNNNNNNNNNNNNNNNNNNNNNNNNNNNNNNNNNNNNNNNNNNNNNNNNNNNNNNNNNNNNNNNNNNNNNNNNNNNNNNNNNNNNNNNNNNNNNNNNNNNNNNNNNNNNNNNNNNNNNNNNNNNNNNNNNNNNNNNNNNNNNNNNNNNNNNNNNNNNNNNNNNNNNNNNNNNNNNNNNNNNNNNNNNNNNNNNNNNNNNNNNNNNNNNNNNNNNNNNNNNNNNNNNNNNNNNNNNNNNNNNNNNNNNNNNNNNNNNNNNNNNNNNNNNNNNNNNNNNNNNNNNNNNNNNNNNNNNNNNNNNNNNNNNNNNNNNNNNNNNNNNNNNNNNNNNNNNNNNNNNNNNNNNNNNNNNNNNNNNNNNNNNNNNNNNNNNNNNNNNNNNNNNNNNNNNNNNNNNNNNNNNNNNNNNNNNNNNNNNNNNNNNNNNNNNNNNNNNNNNNNNNNNNNNNNNNNNNNNNNNNNNNNNNNNNNNNNNNNNNNNNNNNNNNNNNNNNNNNNNNNNNNNNNNNNNNNNNNNNNNNNNNNNNNNNNNNNNNNNNNNNNNNNNNNNNNNNNNNNNNNNNNNNNNNNNNNNNNNNNNNNNNNNNNNNNNNNNNNNNNNNNNNNNNNNNNNNNNNNNNNNNNNNNNNNNNNNNNNNNNNNNNNNNNNNNNNNNNNNNNNNNNNNNNNNNNNNNNNNNNNNNNNNNNNNNNNNNNNNNNNNNNNNNNNNNNNNNNNNNNNNNNNNNNNNNNNNNNNNNNNNNNNNNNNNNNNNNNNNNNNNNNNNNNNNNNNNNNNNNNNNNNNNNNNNNNNNNNNNNNNNNNNNNNNNNNNNNNNNNNNNNNNNNNNNNNNNNNNNNNN
The genomic region above belongs to Sesamum indicum cultivar Zhongzhi No. 13 unplaced genomic scaffold, S_indicum_v1.0 scaffold00436, whole genome shotgun sequence and contains:
- the LOC105180236 gene encoding uncharacterized protein LOC105180236, which translates into the protein MQDYAHELLKSNPGSTVVVGVDADQKFDKFYVCFGALKNGFNGGCRQVVGVDGCHLKGPFGGVLLTALGIDPNNNIYPVAYAVVGKEMRVTWEWFLRLLKSDLGVVRDDQWCFISDKQKGLVQAFEEVFPASDHRFCVRHLHSNLKNAGFRGLAFKNCLWKAARATTLNEFKLCMKQMSVLDKTAAEWFNDKPPTQWSRSHFKTDIKCDVLLNNCCETFNSNILEAREKPIVTMLEWIREYLMRRLQENRDRAELKWTGVICPRIVKIIEKNVEKSADCIPIKADSSYYQLNCFDGSQHSVDLDKRSCSCRKWNLNGIPCKHACSAILCKGDDPIKYVNECYSVASYKNVYKTAIMPMVGRDLWTATQFIPPLPPNFGRGAGRPPKSRRREPDEIVSKQKKIGKGKPQNRLKRVQKTVKCSKCGKEKHNARRCPLKNLQEDTQVTDAFSQVIQEIKEKEAHESKKRRVRLNI